One window of the Candidatus Coatesbacteria bacterium genome contains the following:
- the nusB gene encoding transcription antitermination factor NusB has protein sequence MTNRRLARESVVKMLYQAGITGDELTEVSRNYWSVRFPPMEAREYAKRLLGLVGGRDAEIDELLAGCLDNYRLERLGLVERSLLRCATAELLLGETPPRVILDEAVEIARDYAGDEAAGFVNGVLDRLARKLELL, from the coding sequence ATGACCAATCGACGTCTAGCCCGTGAAAGTGTCGTCAAGATGCTCTACCAGGCCGGCATCACCGGCGACGAGCTGACAGAGGTTAGTCGCAACTACTGGTCGGTGCGCTTCCCGCCCATGGAGGCCCGCGAATACGCCAAGCGGCTCCTCGGCCTCGTCGGCGGGCGCGACGCAGAAATCGATGAACTGCTGGCGGGTTGCCTGGACAATTACCGCCTCGAGCGTTTGGGTCTCGTCGAGCGCAGCCTGTTGCGCTGTGCGACGGCCGAGCTGCTGTTGGGTGAAACCCCGCCCCGGGTAATTCTCGATGAGGCCGTCGAGATCGCCCGTGACTACGCCGGCGACGAGGCGGCGGGTTTTGTCAACGGGGTACTGGATCGCCTGGCCCGGAAACTGGAGTTGCTTTGA